Within Caproicibacterium argilliputei, the genomic segment TTCTTTGCAATTATGACTAATGTGATTTTCCGAATTCATCCGGCATTTTGTTTCCTGATTGGTATTGGTGTAGGTATAGTTCTGGCACTTATTTTTATGACTAGAGTAGGAAACTGGATATTGTCTGTCATATACAGTTTGATATGGGGTTATGTAGGATTTGCATTTGGTTGTTTACTTTTCAATGGTGATAAAATATGGATGTGGACACTATTTGGAATTGTTACGTTCTTTGCACTTTTATATCATAAAACGCATAGTGTAAGTGCATAGGTGCGACAATTTGTCGGACTTACAGATTTGATTCACATTTCAAGTTGTTGACATATTTTTGTGACAAGCGTATAATAATAATGTAAGAGGGGTAACCCTTAAAATGTTTACCGCTACCCGATGCGCGGCGTAATAAAATGGTCGGGATCAAGATGTTTACCGCTACCCGATATGCGGCGTAATAAAATGGTCGGGACTAAAATTGTGGCGGGATTCTGCTTAAAAGCAGAGTCCCGTTTTTTATGAGGTGAGAAAAATGCTTGCTGGCGAGTTTTGTTTTATCAACAATCAATATTATAAAGACTTTCCAGATCAAAATCTAATGCGAAATAAAGAAGCAACAGCCGGGAAATTACATAATCGACCCTGTTTCTTTTGTTTTTCTGATTCTATCAATGCGGATATATATTGGCTTGTGCCTGCATCATCTAGATATGATAAGTATAAGGGAATTTATGATAAGAAGGTTCAACGATATGGTCATTGTAAAACCATAGTTCTTGGAGAATTGCTTGGTAAACCAGCAGCATTTCTTATCCAGAATATGTGTCCTATAACGCCAAAATATATTAGCGAAATATATTTTAATAAAAACCACATCCCGGTTAGAATGGATTACAAGTTTACATCCGCAATTATTAAAAATTCACATGATGTGCTCAGAATGGTTTTGCTTGGTAATCAACGCATTGTATTTCCTGATATAATGTCAATATACAAGGGGCTTGAACAACAATTGAAGCTAGAAAAATCTATTCAGCAAGAGGCACAGTCGCTTACAGCCCGCTTGCTGACCGCAAAAAATCAAGCTGAATATTTGAATTCTGAACGTTCTGAACGTATGGTGAAGATTCATAGAGAGCATGATGAACCGGAAAAGTAAGGTGCGACAATTTGTCGCACCTGCAAACAAAAGAGGCAGCAACCTTGCTCAGCAAAGAGCGAAGTTACTGCCTCTTTAATTTCAAAAATTATCGTTTAATGTTGCCCAGTTGTCGCACTGATTTTTTATATTATCTAAATTTACCATTGTTATTTTCAAACGATTGTTCTATAATATAATCATACGTTCAAATATAAGCACATTTATTCGGCGGTGATGATATGGAACGAGTAATCCTGCACAGTGACTGTAACTGCTTTTATGCTTCGGTGGAATGTCTCTATCACCCCGAACTGCGCAATAAGCCGGTAGCGGTTGGCGGCGATGTGGAGCACCGGCACGGTATTATCCTTACCAAAAACTATATTGCCAAAAAATATGGGGTCAAGACAGGAGAAGCACTGTGGCAGGCCAAACAAAAATGCCCTGACTTAGTGATTTTGCCGCCGAACTATCCACGTTACCTGCGCTTTTCGCAGATGGCACGAAAAATTTATCTAGACTACACGGACCAGGTAGAACCTTTCGGGCTGGATGAATGTTGGCTGGATGTCACAGGTAGCAGCCGCAAAGGCGCTGGTATGGCGATTGCACAGGAAATCAGTGGCCGTATCAAAGCTGAACTTGGAATTACCGTCAGTATCGGTGTCAGTTACAACAAAATTTTTGCAAAACTCGGCAGTGACTACAAAAAACCCGACGCAATCACAAGGATTGGTCGGGATAATTTTAAAGAGATTGCCTGGCCGCTGGATGCAGGTGATTTACTGTATGTAGGTCATGCAATGCAGCGCAAGCTGACAGCATATGGTGTACACACAATAGGAGATATTGCAAGTACGCCGGAATATTTGCTTAAAAGTTGGTTCGGTAAATGGGGTAGCGTTCTTTATTGTTTTGCAAATGGACACGATATTTCCCCGGTTGCAAAGTATGATGATACGGTAGCAATCAAAAGTATTGGCAACTCAACTACAACACCACGCGATCTGACTTGTGATGAAGATGCAAAGATTATTCTGTATGTGCTGGCAGATAGTGTGGCACGCCGTCTGCGGCAGCAGGGGTTGAAAGGCCGGGTCGTTGGAATCAGTGTGCGGGATAATGGACTTTGCAGTTTTACACGGCAACATAAGCTGCAGAACTACACCAGTATCACAAAAGAGATCGCGCAAGCCGGACTAGAACTGTTCCGCCAAAATTATCACTGGCAGCAGCCGGTGCGCAGCTTAGGTATCAACATTTCCGACTTGACGGGGGACTCTGTTTCCACGCAGACAGATCTCTTTTCGGATGAAACCCAGCGGGAACGAAAAGAGGATTTGGACAGGGCAACAGATTGGCTTAAACGGCGGTTCGGTACTCATGTGGTACAGCCCGCCATATTACTCAAAGACCAGCGGCTTTCGGGTCTTGACCCAATCCATGATAACACGATTCATCCAGTAGGATACTTCTGAGAGGAGATAAGACAATGTCCTGTAAACGTTACGTTGAAATGGTCGTTAAATATACCGCGGCAGGCAAAATTGAGCCGTTGGCGGTGCATTGGGGTCCAGGGCAGCTGTTTGAAATCGACAGGATACTAGATGTACGCCCGGCAGCAAGCCTAAAAGCAGGCGGCGCAGGTATTCGCTATACCTGCCGGATACAAGGTCATGAAAAATACTTATGGCTGGAAGAAAACCGCTGGTTTGTCGAGGCAAAACAAGATATACTATGATCGGGTGATAAAAATGTGTGGAAGATATACACTGTTTGACAACACAGATTCTGAGGAAATTCGGCAGATTCTTAATATCCTGCAAAAGAAACAGGGTGGGCCAATCCGAACCGGAGAAATTTTCCCGACAAATAAGGCTCCGGCGCTTGTCCTTGAAAACAACAAGGTACAGCCGGAGCTTATCACTTGGGGATTTCCATCTTTTCAAAGCAAAGGCGTTATTATCAATGCCAGAGGGGAATCACTGCAGGAAAAGAAAATGTTTCGTACACCGTTTGTTGCAGGTCGGTGTGTCATTCCATCCACTGGTTTTTACGAGTGGTCGCATGACAGCAAAAAACAGAAGTATCTGTTCAATGTTTCTGCAACATCAGCACTCTATATGGCAGGGTTGTACGCCCACTTCGATAGCGAATATCGATTCGTGATTGTAACAGTTGCTGCAAATTTTGATATGCAGCCGGTACACAATCGCATGCCGCTTGTGTTGACACACGATGGTG encodes:
- the dinB gene encoding DNA polymerase IV; the encoded protein is MERVILHSDCNCFYASVECLYHPELRNKPVAVGGDVEHRHGIILTKNYIAKKYGVKTGEALWQAKQKCPDLVILPPNYPRYLRFSQMARKIYLDYTDQVEPFGLDECWLDVTGSSRKGAGMAIAQEISGRIKAELGITVSIGVSYNKIFAKLGSDYKKPDAITRIGRDNFKEIAWPLDAGDLLYVGHAMQRKLTAYGVHTIGDIASTPEYLLKSWFGKWGSVLYCFANGHDISPVAKYDDTVAIKSIGNSTTTPRDLTCDEDAKIILYVLADSVARRLRQQGLKGRVVGISVRDNGLCSFTRQHKLQNYTSITKEIAQAGLELFRQNYHWQQPVRSLGINISDLTGDSVSTQTDLFSDETQRERKEDLDRATDWLKRRFGTHVVQPAILLKDQRLSGLDPIHDNTIHPVGYF
- the cptIN gene encoding type III toxin-antitoxin system CptIN family toxin, whose translation is MLAGEFCFINNQYYKDFPDQNLMRNKEATAGKLHNRPCFFCFSDSINADIYWLVPASSRYDKYKGIYDKKVQRYGHCKTIVLGELLGKPAAFLIQNMCPITPKYISEIYFNKNHIPVRMDYKFTSAIIKNSHDVLRMVLLGNQRIVFPDIMSIYKGLEQQLKLEKSIQQEAQSLTARLLTAKNQAEYLNSERSERMVKIHREHDEPEK
- a CDS encoding SOS response-associated peptidase, producing MKNTYGWKKTAGLSRQNKIYYDRVIKMCGRYTLFDNTDSEEIRQILNILQKKQGGPIRTGEIFPTNKAPALVLENNKVQPELITWGFPSFQSKGVIINARGESLQEKKMFRTPFVAGRCVIPSTGFYEWSHDSKKQKYLFNVSATSALYMAGLYAHFDSEYRFVIVTVAANFDMQPVHNRMPLVLTHDGVSQWIRNQEQAVSLLTDTLPTLRKTAM